In Robbsia sp. KACC 23696, a single window of DNA contains:
- a CDS encoding TauD/TfdA family dioxygenase yields the protein MTSSVALAPVVGAAAWRGDALSGKDSWIYQFSDEQVAELERLGRRFVETDPDLRFVTAADYPLDHCASAIAAWGLDVDRGRGFVLARGLRTDLYSDALSAAIYYILGLHMGDPMRQNEMGDLVDHVYATSDKMLDDPGALSAKIRDLLPFHSDSSDIVSLMCLRPAKEGGASCLVSGAEIYNEILRRRPDLAPLLLEPFDWDWRRQDHKAPANTYRSPIVSFVDGVFSMYAGSLYVFTAQDYPEVARLTEAQIEVLKLFDDITYEPGMSLEMDFRPGDIQWLSNYAALHSRTRFIDFPEPQRRRHLLRLWLRREVGRPIAPGFGKNAVVQDRYASREPDADAAATQATGAFETRFKIGIAAAPRMPS from the coding sequence ATGACTTCTTCAGTGGCATTGGCGCCCGTCGTCGGCGCGGCCGCCTGGCGCGGGGATGCGCTCAGTGGCAAGGACAGCTGGATCTACCAATTCAGCGACGAGCAAGTGGCCGAACTCGAACGTCTGGGACGGCGCTTCGTCGAAACCGATCCCGATCTGCGGTTCGTCACCGCCGCCGATTACCCGCTGGACCACTGCGCGTCGGCGATTGCCGCCTGGGGTCTCGACGTCGATCGGGGCCGAGGCTTCGTGTTGGCGCGCGGGCTGCGCACCGATCTTTACTCGGACGCCCTGTCGGCAGCGATCTATTACATCCTCGGACTGCATATGGGCGACCCGATGCGCCAGAACGAAATGGGCGATCTGGTCGATCATGTCTACGCCACATCGGACAAGATGCTCGACGACCCCGGCGCCTTGTCCGCGAAGATCCGCGACCTGCTGCCGTTCCATTCCGACAGCTCCGATATCGTCTCGTTGATGTGTCTGCGCCCGGCGAAAGAGGGCGGCGCATCCTGCCTGGTTTCCGGTGCGGAGATCTATAACGAGATCCTGCGGCGGCGTCCGGACCTCGCCCCCTTGCTGCTCGAACCTTTCGATTGGGATTGGCGTCGGCAAGATCACAAGGCGCCGGCCAATACCTACCGTTCCCCGATCGTCAGTTTCGTCGATGGGGTCTTCAGCATGTATGCCGGATCGCTGTATGTGTTCACCGCGCAAGACTACCCGGAAGTGGCTCGTCTGACCGAGGCGCAGATCGAAGTGCTGAAGCTGTTCGACGATATCACCTACGAGCCGGGCATGTCGTTGGAGATGGATTTCCGCCCTGGCGATATCCAATGGTTGTCCAACTATGCCGCGCTGCATTCGCGGACCCGCTTTATCGATTTTCCCGAACCGCAACGCCGTCGCCATCTGTTGCGCCTCTGGCTGCGCCGCGAAGTAGGGCGACCGATCGCACCCGGCTTCGGCAAGAACGCCGTCGTGCAGGACCGTTACGCGAGCCGTGAACCGGACGCGGACGCGGCAGCGACGCAGGCAACGGGCGCCTTCGAAACCCGTTTCAAAATCGGCATTGCCGCGGCCCCTCGCATGCCGAGCTGA
- the ygiD gene encoding 4,5-DOPA dioxygenase extradiol, producing MSDSSYRQPVLFFGHGSPMNALDDNPNTRAWTEMGQSVIARQRPRAIVMVSAHWMTRGSAITAMARPETIHDFGAFPQALFDVRYPAPGAPEIAREVIDCLADAGLTVTPDNDWGLDHGSWSVLVKAFPDADIPVLQLSLNRQFSPREHFALGQALRPLRDANILVAASGNVVHNLPAMNWSLPESGHDWAQRFHAIIRNAIANDQPDEVVDFVKHGRDAALSIPTPEHYLPVLYALGARHPDDVLRFESERVEYGSLSMLSFSLHDAPERTLRESAFMPAETV from the coding sequence ATGTCCGATTCTTCTTATCGCCAACCGGTCCTCTTCTTCGGACACGGCAGTCCAATGAATGCATTGGACGACAACCCGAATACCCGCGCCTGGACCGAGATGGGCCAGTCGGTCATCGCGCGCCAACGCCCGCGTGCCATCGTGATGGTCTCGGCCCATTGGATGACACGCGGCAGCGCCATCACGGCGATGGCGCGCCCCGAGACGATTCACGACTTCGGTGCCTTCCCGCAGGCACTCTTCGATGTGCGTTACCCGGCGCCCGGCGCACCGGAGATCGCCCGGGAAGTCATCGATTGTCTGGCCGACGCCGGCCTTACCGTCACGCCGGACAACGATTGGGGCCTCGATCACGGCAGCTGGTCGGTTCTCGTGAAGGCCTTTCCGGATGCCGATATTCCGGTCTTGCAGCTCAGCTTGAATCGTCAGTTTTCGCCACGCGAACATTTTGCGCTGGGGCAGGCCCTGCGACCGTTGCGGGACGCCAATATCCTGGTGGCCGCAAGCGGCAATGTCGTCCATAACCTGCCCGCGATGAACTGGTCGCTGCCCGAATCCGGACACGATTGGGCGCAACGCTTCCACGCGATCATTCGCAATGCGATCGCGAACGATCAGCCGGATGAGGTCGTCGACTTCGTCAAACACGGCCGCGATGCCGCGCTGTCGATTCCCACGCCGGAACATTATCTGCCGGTGCTGTATGCATTGGGCGCACGCCATCCGGACGACGTGTTGCGCTTCGAATCCGAGCGCGTCGAGTACGGCTCGCTCAGCATGCTGAGCTTCTCCTTGCATGATGCGCCCGAACGCACCCTGCGGGAGAGTGCGTTCATGCCGGCCGAGACAGTCTGA
- a CDS encoding SDR family oxidoreductase has product MSKPLIVITGASSGIGESTARLLSAAGYPLLLLARRLERLEALALPNTLCRRVDVTDRAALTKAVTEAESLFGPVDALINNAGLMLLGDMAAQDPTEWDRMLDVNVKGLMNGVHAVLAGMVARKHGTIINVSSTSGRKTYPQHAAYVGTKHAVHAFSENLREEVAPSNVRVIVIAPGACDTELQTITTNQQIKDGFQAWKAEIGGVILAPEEVAEAIRFAYEMPQKVCIREVVLAATNQTV; this is encoded by the coding sequence ATGTCAAAGCCGCTTATCGTCATTACCGGTGCCAGTTCCGGCATTGGTGAATCCACTGCTCGCCTGCTGTCCGCGGCCGGTTACCCCTTGTTGCTGCTGGCCCGTCGTCTGGAACGCCTTGAAGCACTGGCGCTGCCGAATACGCTGTGTCGTCGTGTCGATGTCACCGATCGTGCGGCGCTGACGAAGGCCGTTACGGAGGCCGAGTCCTTGTTCGGCCCGGTCGATGCCTTGATCAACAACGCCGGCCTGATGTTGCTCGGCGATATGGCCGCGCAGGATCCCACCGAATGGGATCGGATGCTGGACGTCAATGTGAAGGGTTTGATGAATGGCGTTCACGCAGTGCTGGCGGGCATGGTGGCGCGTAAGCACGGCACCATCATCAACGTAAGCTCGACGTCGGGACGCAAGACCTATCCGCAGCATGCCGCTTACGTCGGCACGAAACACGCGGTGCATGCCTTCTCGGAGAATCTGCGCGAGGAAGTGGCGCCGAGCAACGTCCGCGTCATTGTCATCGCGCCTGGCGCCTGCGATACCGAGCTGCAAACGATTACGACGAATCAGCAGATCAAGGATGGCTTCCAGGCTTGGAAGGCCGAGATCGGCGGCGTCATCCTGGCACCTGAAGAGGTCGCCGAAGCGATCCGCTTCGCCTACGAAATGCCGCAGAAAGTCTGTATCCGTGAAGTCGTGCTCGCCGCGACGAACCAGACCGTCTAG
- a CDS encoding acetamidase/formamidase family protein gives MALIPSPSDFRADTPPKQLHTLRATRENVHWGYFDASLRPSLTIDSGDIVYAEAITHHAGDAPDLMMDDALHALWRAIPESDRNPGVHIMTGPIHVKGAQPGDMLEVRYLSMTPRCRYGSNLAANWGYLYKEMGEKERVTIYELDAAAQYASALYAYDFPGTYLTPGTITDCAVCDRQAALPGIRVPARPHLGTAGVAPAVDGRVSTIPPGRHGGNIDNWRIGAGATMYYPVQVEGALFSVGDPHVSQGDGEVSGTAIESSLNVAMQIILRKDFHFPAPLLETPDCWIVHGFGDQLDQALRGATLDTMTLLEEHLGLSRNDAYSLISVAGDVGITQVVDSTLGAHVRIPRGIFPPRQV, from the coding sequence ATGGCTCTGATCCCCTCTCCCTCCGACTTCCGTGCCGATACGCCGCCCAAGCAGTTGCATACACTGCGCGCCACCCGCGAGAACGTGCATTGGGGCTATTTCGACGCCTCGCTGCGGCCGTCGCTGACGATCGACAGCGGCGATATCGTCTACGCGGAAGCGATCACCCATCATGCCGGCGATGCGCCGGACCTGATGATGGACGATGCGCTGCATGCGCTCTGGCGCGCCATTCCGGAAAGCGATCGCAATCCCGGCGTACACATCATGACCGGTCCGATTCATGTCAAGGGCGCGCAGCCCGGCGACATGCTGGAGGTCCGCTATCTGTCGATGACGCCGCGCTGCCGCTATGGCTCGAACCTGGCCGCCAATTGGGGCTATCTGTACAAGGAGATGGGCGAAAAGGAACGCGTGACGATCTATGAACTCGATGCCGCCGCGCAATACGCCAGCGCGCTTTACGCCTACGATTTCCCCGGTACCTATCTGACGCCCGGCACGATCACCGATTGCGCCGTCTGCGATCGCCAGGCGGCCTTGCCGGGCATCCGCGTGCCGGCCCGACCGCATCTTGGAACGGCCGGCGTCGCCCCAGCAGTCGACGGTCGCGTCAGCACGATTCCGCCCGGGCGCCACGGCGGTAATATCGACAACTGGCGCATCGGGGCCGGCGCGACGATGTATTACCCGGTACAGGTGGAAGGGGCGCTGTTTTCCGTCGGCGATCCGCACGTCTCGCAAGGAGATGGCGAAGTGAGCGGCACGGCCATCGAGTCGTCGTTGAACGTGGCGATGCAGATCATCCTGCGCAAGGACTTCCACTTCCCCGCACCGTTGCTGGAAACACCGGATTGCTGGATCGTGCACGGCTTCGGCGACCAACTCGACCAGGCCTTGCGCGGCGCCACGCTCGACACGATGACCTTGCTCGAAGAACACCTCGGCCTGAGCCGCAACGACGCCTATTCGCTGATCAGCGTCGCCGGCGACGTCGGCATCACGCAAGTCGTGGATTCGACGCTGGGCGCGCACGTGCGGATTCCGCGCGGCATCTTTCCGCCGCGTCAGGTCTAA
- a CDS encoding helix-turn-helix domain-containing protein: protein MMTVKNWHYSTEGSADTTRPYVWREAMDTMCLPMPETALGDDFHAEVVGMMSPTGIEFSRLSASPLTISGSYQNQQAGLWLAVLLEGQSVFSEAGDRLTLSRGDILYGPSRRNSKLELHADFRMLYVRMPINALHPGLVDPATLRSGILPADSRLTRMLTGMLLSVGDELEAFAPHEIHPVEVALSEFLVASLADTQPGKRFGDRIRAAHFHRICQSIDQQLGDAELSLTKLTEQQGVSPRYLQKLFEEAGLTFSVYLRDRRLARCHADLCSAAHSALSVSEICFRWGFNDAAHFSRSFRAKYDITPRECRTRQLRVTVASTQAA, encoded by the coding sequence ATGATGACCGTCAAGAACTGGCATTATTCGACCGAGGGCAGCGCCGACACGACGCGTCCCTATGTCTGGCGCGAGGCCATGGACACGATGTGTCTGCCGATGCCGGAAACCGCGTTGGGCGACGACTTCCATGCGGAGGTCGTCGGCATGATGTCGCCGACCGGCATCGAATTCTCCCGGCTTAGCGCGTCGCCGCTGACGATATCGGGAAGCTATCAGAATCAGCAGGCGGGGCTCTGGCTGGCCGTGCTGCTCGAAGGGCAATCGGTCTTCTCCGAAGCGGGCGATCGTCTCACGTTGTCGCGCGGCGATATTCTCTACGGCCCGAGCCGCCGCAACTCGAAACTCGAATTACACGCCGACTTTCGCATGCTGTACGTCCGCATGCCGATCAATGCACTGCATCCCGGTCTCGTGGATCCGGCGACGTTGCGCTCCGGGATCCTCCCGGCCGACAGCCGACTGACACGGATGCTGACCGGCATGCTGTTATCGGTCGGCGACGAGCTTGAGGCCTTTGCTCCGCATGAAATTCATCCGGTGGAAGTCGCGCTGTCGGAATTTCTCGTCGCCAGTCTTGCCGACACGCAGCCGGGCAAGCGCTTCGGCGACCGGATTCGTGCCGCGCATTTCCATCGCATCTGCCAGTCGATCGACCAGCAATTGGGCGACGCCGAACTGTCATTGACGAAACTGACCGAACAACAGGGCGTCTCGCCGCGTTACCTGCAGAAGCTGTTCGAGGAAGCCGGCCTGACGTTCAGCGTCTATCTGCGCGACCGCCGCCTGGCACGATGCCACGCCGATCTGTGCAGCGCAGCCCACAGTGCGTTGTCGGTATCGGAGATCTGTTTTCGCTGGGGCTTCAATGATGCCGCGCATTTCAGCCGTAGTTTCCGCGCGAAATACGACATCACGCCGCGAGAATGCCGTACCCGGCAACTGCGCGTGACGGTGGCCAGCACGCAGGCGGCCTGA
- a CDS encoding PDR/VanB family oxidoreductase, whose product MNAATDPACLSRGAVTPSFTDTPTMSALLPLSLRISARRDLSAHIVALELEALDGMPLPAYEAGAHLAIDCRAATAAASTSASSAAGLADDNARPELARLRHYSLCGDPADPMHYVIAIRREDSGRGGSRFLCDTAKPGDVLQASEPINLFAIQWPEADATPAPTQLLIAGGVGITPLIAMAWAMDNAGVPFALHEFGRAAAAHVSDALAGSARWRSAVQRHIGRSPDLAALIGAPEPGRHLYVCGPATMSDAVFETARALGWPAHHLHTERFAAPDARAPRHGGTGDVGDTGDVDVGGTIRDAAKTDPDGPFIVELARSGRQVSVAAGESACAALSRAGVYIPMSCEQGVCGACKTSVLSGTPDHRDWILTAEEQAAGTVFTPCCSRSRTPILVLDL is encoded by the coding sequence ATGAACGCCGCCACCGATCCCGCGTGCTTGTCGCGTGGGGCAGTCACGCCCTCCTTCACCGACACGCCCACGATGTCCGCCCTCCTGCCGCTGTCTTTACGCATCAGCGCCCGACGCGATCTCAGCGCGCATATCGTCGCCCTCGAACTCGAGGCGCTCGACGGCATGCCCTTGCCCGCCTACGAGGCCGGTGCCCATCTGGCGATCGATTGTCGCGCCGCGACTGCGGCGGCGTCGACGTCGGCGTCGTCCGCCGCGGGTTTGGCGGACGACAACGCGCGTCCCGAGCTGGCCCGATTGCGGCACTACTCGCTGTGCGGCGATCCCGCCGATCCAATGCATTACGTGATCGCGATACGGCGTGAAGACAGCGGCCGCGGCGGATCGCGTTTTCTCTGCGACACGGCAAAACCCGGCGACGTGCTGCAGGCCTCCGAACCGATCAATCTGTTCGCGATACAGTGGCCCGAAGCCGACGCCACGCCGGCCCCGACGCAACTGTTGATCGCCGGTGGCGTCGGCATCACGCCGCTGATCGCCATGGCCTGGGCGATGGACAACGCCGGCGTGCCTTTCGCGTTACACGAATTCGGCCGCGCCGCGGCGGCCCACGTTTCCGACGCTTTGGCCGGCAGCGCACGCTGGCGGTCTGCCGTGCAGCGACATATCGGTCGCAGCCCCGACCTCGCCGCCTTGATCGGCGCCCCGGAACCCGGTCGTCACTTGTATGTATGCGGCCCCGCGACGATGAGCGACGCTGTTTTCGAGACGGCCCGTGCCTTGGGCTGGCCGGCGCATCATCTGCATACCGAGCGCTTCGCCGCGCCGGACGCGCGTGCGCCTCGGCACGGCGGTACGGGCGACGTGGGAGACACGGGCGACGTGGATGTCGGCGGCACCATCCGCGATGCCGCCAAGACGGACCCCGATGGCCCTTTCATCGTCGAACTCGCGCGGTCCGGGCGTCAGGTCAGCGTTGCCGCCGGCGAGAGTGCCTGCGCCGCGCTGTCGCGTGCCGGCGTCTACATCCCGATGTCGTGCGAACAAGGCGTCTGCGGCGCCTGCAAGACATCGGTGCTGTCCGGCACGCCCGACCATCGCGACTGGATCCTCACCGCCGAAGAACAAGCGGCCGGCACCGTCTTTACGCCCTGTTGTTCCCGCTCCCGGACACCGATCCTGGTGCTCGATCTGTAA
- a CDS encoding ABC transporter ATP-binding protein, with protein MSALLQIDGLHLERDGVALLRDVTLTLNPGRTLGLVGESGAGKSMLGRVLGRLIPPQFETKARTLTFAGENLLSMPAAAHRALLGRRIAYIPQEPTTALDPTLSIGKQFALHLGQLGVPSGARRQRALDALTEVLLPDPEILLTRFPFELSGGMCQRVAIAMAFASNPELVISDEATTALDVTTQRHVVDLMRAMQAKRGTGILFVTHDLGLARFACDDIAVLYAGDIVERGTAQQVVNHPSHPYTQALLRANPPLKGPAVRVVPLGGHMPGFESFATIAGCRFASRCPRVEDACRIAPVPMIDTGASMSRCLRPVIAANAGTTRPLSSDGDRIERRPMGPFLQLRGVSKRYTAVGAAPKDGSVAPLALAPLDLDIAPGEFIGIVGESGSGKSTLGRLVMGLDTLSSGTIQLDDQVLGAGRAEWQRRIGAIQMIFQDARAALNPRRRLGDIVTQPLAQRAHLHVDRERRALALLEEVGLAPELADRYPAQLSGGQRQRVNIARALCDVPRLIVADEIVSGLDVSVQAQIMELLLSLRASHNVALLLISHDLAVVRYLCSRVIVLQRGVVVEQGRTEDVLRNPQHPYTRTLLASAPHVERPGETAPVPSPSFA; from the coding sequence ATGAGCGCCCTGTTGCAGATCGACGGCTTGCACCTCGAACGGGACGGCGTGGCCTTGCTGCGCGACGTGACGCTGACCTTGAACCCAGGCCGCACGCTCGGTCTGGTCGGGGAGTCCGGCGCGGGTAAGAGCATGCTCGGACGCGTGCTCGGTCGACTGATCCCACCGCAATTCGAGACAAAGGCCCGCACGCTGACCTTCGCCGGCGAGAACCTGTTATCGATGCCGGCCGCCGCGCATCGTGCCCTGTTGGGACGGCGCATCGCCTACATTCCCCAGGAACCGACCACGGCGCTGGATCCCACGCTGTCGATCGGCAAGCAGTTCGCGCTACACCTGGGGCAGCTCGGCGTGCCCTCCGGCGCACGGCGCCAGCGCGCGCTGGACGCCTTGACGGAAGTGCTGCTGCCGGATCCCGAAATACTGCTGACCCGTTTCCCGTTCGAATTGTCCGGCGGCATGTGTCAGCGCGTGGCCATCGCGATGGCGTTTGCCAGCAACCCGGAGCTGGTGATCTCCGACGAGGCCACAACCGCCCTCGATGTGACGACACAGCGGCATGTCGTCGATCTGATGCGCGCGATGCAGGCCAAGCGCGGCACCGGCATCCTGTTCGTCACCCACGATCTCGGGCTCGCCCGATTCGCCTGCGACGATATCGCGGTGCTGTACGCCGGCGATATCGTCGAGCGCGGCACCGCGCAGCAGGTGGTGAATCACCCAAGCCACCCTTATACGCAAGCCTTGCTGCGCGCCAATCCGCCGCTGAAAGGACCCGCGGTCCGCGTGGTGCCCTTAGGCGGCCATATGCCGGGATTCGAATCGTTCGCTACGATCGCCGGTTGTCGTTTCGCCTCGCGCTGCCCCCGTGTAGAGGACGCCTGCCGCATCGCGCCGGTACCGATGATCGATACTGGCGCGTCGATGTCGCGTTGCCTGCGGCCCGTCATTGCAGCCAACGCCGGCACGACGCGACCGTTGTCATCGGATGGCGATCGTATCGAACGGCGCCCGATGGGACCCTTTCTGCAATTGCGCGGCGTATCGAAGCGCTACACCGCCGTGGGCGCGGCGCCGAAGGACGGCAGCGTCGCGCCGCTCGCGCTCGCGCCGCTGGATCTCGATATCGCGCCGGGCGAATTCATCGGCATCGTCGGCGAAAGCGGCAGCGGCAAGAGCACGCTCGGCCGCCTCGTCATGGGGCTCGACACGCTCAGCAGCGGCACGATTCAACTCGACGATCAGGTGTTGGGTGCGGGACGCGCCGAATGGCAGCGACGTATCGGCGCGATCCAGATGATTTTCCAGGATGCGCGCGCGGCCCTGAATCCGCGTCGTCGTCTTGGCGATATCGTGACGCAGCCGCTCGCGCAACGCGCGCATCTGCACGTCGATCGCGAACGTCGCGCCCTCGCCTTGCTGGAGGAAGTCGGCCTCGCACCGGAACTTGCCGATCGCTATCCGGCACAGTTGTCCGGCGGCCAGCGACAACGCGTCAATATCGCGCGCGCCTTGTGTGATGTTCCGCGCCTGATCGTCGCCGATGAAATCGTCTCGGGCCTCGATGTCTCGGTGCAAGCACAAATCATGGAGCTGCTGCTGTCGCTGCGGGCGTCGCACAACGTAGCCTTGCTGCTGATTTCGCACGACCTGGCCGTCGTCCGTTATCTCTGTTCGCGTGTGATCGTCCTGCAACGCGGCGTGGTTGTCGAACAAGGCCGCACCGAAGACGTCCTGCGCAACCCCCAGCATCCTTACACCCGCACCTTGCTGGCGTCCGCGCCGCATGTCGAGCGTCCCGGCGAAACGGCCCCCGTGCCGTCGCCTTCCTTTGCCTGA
- a CDS encoding ABC transporter permease produces the protein MLTQSNKAHGSHARAVAGPEGALQASLSPGAEAAARSAARWRRARRFALRLLRRVATMLAVSVVVFTVLRLLPADPVAMLLPPNASQADVLAMHHTLGLDRPIAVQYLQWLGEIVRGQFGHSLQTGQSVGTLILNALPTTLQLLAGGLVLGVLAGVGAGIFAFLRRDTKTEQVAEVANGLAMSIPDFLWGILLMLAFGIGLRWLPFVGPLDGRYTVAHHTGFLLLDALIDGQFAAFGNALWHLVLPCVALALGIAPPLMRLLRSSLLEVYADDYVTAARLRGLSDRDILWRHGLRNAALPTLNVFGIQVSLMIGGTLLVEKVFGMPGIGNVMISAIGAHDLPTIQALALLYALVVQIVNALVDALELMWNPRLRSAS, from the coding sequence ATGTTGACGCAGTCCAATAAGGCCCACGGTAGCCATGCCCGCGCCGTCGCCGGCCCCGAGGGGGCATTGCAGGCCTCGCTATCTCCGGGCGCCGAGGCGGCCGCCCGGAGCGCCGCCCGTTGGCGCCGCGCGCGGCGTTTCGCGCTGCGCCTGCTCCGACGTGTCGCGACGATGCTGGCGGTATCGGTTGTCGTCTTCACCGTACTGCGTCTGCTACCCGCCGACCCCGTCGCGATGCTGCTGCCGCCCAATGCCAGCCAGGCCGACGTTCTGGCCATGCACCATACGCTCGGGCTCGATCGGCCGATCGCCGTGCAATACCTGCAATGGCTCGGCGAGATCGTGCGGGGACAATTCGGCCATTCGCTGCAGACCGGTCAGTCGGTGGGCACGTTGATCCTGAATGCGCTGCCGACCACCTTGCAGTTGCTGGCCGGCGGTTTGGTGCTCGGCGTGCTCGCCGGTGTCGGCGCGGGTATTTTTGCCTTTCTCCGGCGCGATACGAAAACCGAGCAGGTGGCCGAAGTCGCCAACGGTCTGGCCATGTCGATACCGGATTTTCTCTGGGGCATTCTGCTGATGCTGGCCTTCGGCATCGGACTGCGCTGGCTGCCCTTCGTCGGTCCGCTGGATGGCCGCTATACGGTGGCGCATCACACCGGCTTCCTGTTGCTGGATGCGCTGATCGATGGCCAGTTCGCCGCCTTCGGTAATGCGCTGTGGCATCTGGTGCTGCCCTGCGTCGCCTTGGCACTCGGTATCGCGCCGCCCTTGATGCGCCTGCTGCGTTCGTCGCTGCTGGAAGTGTACGCCGACGACTATGTGACCGCGGCCCGACTGCGCGGTCTGTCCGATCGCGACATTCTCTGGCGGCATGGATTGCGTAATGCCGCGCTGCCCACGCTGAATGTCTTCGGCATACAGGTCAGCCTGATGATCGGCGGCACGCTGCTGGTGGAGAAGGTCTTCGGCATGCCGGGCATCGGCAATGTGATGATTTCTGCGATCGGCGCGCATGATCTGCCCACCATCCAGGCCTTGGCCTTGCTGTATGCGTTGGTCGTCCAGATCGTCAACGCCCTCGTCGATGCACTCGAATTGATGTGGAATCCCCGTTTGCGGAGTGCCTCATGA
- a CDS encoding ABC transporter permease, giving the protein MSAMLSRLVREPRVVLGALVLLGVACMALFAPWLAPVAPDQQDLVNTLLPPAWAAGGMPGHLLGTDSLGRDILSLTIYSARVAMFVGCIAPIGAALVGGTLALLAGWRGGRTDWVIMRVVETWMSFPAVVLALILMVALSPSVVNVVIALVFVDWTRFCRVLRAEVAVIRRREYVAAARIAGAGTIRTIARDVVPNMMPTLITLMSLEIGISVVAECSLSFVGLSAEPGTPTWGSMIADGLANVFTTPWGLIAPIACIVVTVLATTFLGEGLRRATDARLLSRNGAKHRPHAGTGAAPASIAETTR; this is encoded by the coding sequence ATGAGCGCCATGTTGTCTCGCCTCGTTCGCGAACCCCGCGTCGTACTCGGCGCCCTCGTGTTGTTGGGAGTGGCCTGCATGGCGCTCTTCGCACCCTGGCTCGCACCGGTTGCCCCGGATCAGCAGGATTTGGTGAACACGCTGTTGCCGCCGGCCTGGGCCGCGGGCGGCATGCCCGGCCATCTGCTGGGCACGGATTCGCTCGGTCGCGACATCTTGAGCCTGACGATCTACAGCGCACGCGTCGCGATGTTCGTCGGCTGCATCGCGCCGATCGGCGCTGCCCTCGTCGGCGGCACGCTCGCGTTGCTGGCCGGCTGGCGCGGCGGCCGCACCGACTGGGTCATCATGCGCGTCGTCGAGACGTGGATGTCGTTTCCGGCCGTGGTACTGGCCTTGATTCTGATGGTTGCGCTGTCGCCCAGCGTCGTCAACGTCGTGATCGCGCTGGTGTTCGTCGACTGGACGCGCTTCTGTCGCGTGCTGCGGGCAGAAGTGGCCGTGATCCGTCGCCGCGAATATGTCGCCGCGGCACGTATCGCCGGTGCCGGCACGATCCGCACGATCGCCCGGGACGTCGTACCGAATATGATGCCGACCTTGATCACGCTGATGAGCCTGGAAATCGGCATTTCCGTGGTGGCGGAATGCAGCCTGTCCTTCGTCGGGCTGTCCGCCGAACCGGGCACGCCGACCTGGGGCAGCATGATCGCCGACGGACTGGCGAACGTCTTCACCACGCCATGGGGGCTGATCGCGCCGATCGCGTGCATCGTCGTCACCGTCCTGGCCACCACCTTCCTCGGCGAAGGACTGCGCCGCGCCACCGATGCGCGTCTGCTGAGCCGGAACGGCGCCAAACACCGCCCCCACGCCGGCACCGGTGCCGCGCCCGCGTCGATCGCGGAGACCACGCGATGA